In Polaribacter sp. Hel_I_88, the following proteins share a genomic window:
- a CDS encoding helicase HerA-like domain-containing protein, translating into MSQKEEFFEYINDGYKTKGDFIELGAAMLGEETITDAIVKVPLKTLNRHGLIAGATGTGKTKTLQVLAENLSEKGIPVLLMDIKGDLSGLAKASPGHAKIDERHAKIGFPFEAKSFPIEVLSISEQKGVKMRATVSEFGPVLLSRILDLTETQSGILAIIFKYCDDNQYPLLDIKDFKKVLQFVTNEGKEEIQAEYGRISSSSTGAILRKIVEIEQQGGDLFFGEKSFEVEDLTRIDENGRGIISVLRLTDIQDKPKLFSTFMLQLLAEVYETFPEQGDSGRPELIIFIDEAHLVFEEASKALLSQIESIVKLIRSKGIGLYFVTQNPKDVPEDILAQLGLKVQHALRAFTAKDRKAIKLAAENYPISAYYDTKEVLTQLGIGEAFVSVLNEKGIPTPLARTMLRAPMSRMDILTEQELNTVINNSRLAAKYNQNIDRESAYEMLNSKIEKVNLAEQKAIKDAEDEKEREKIAREREKERRTSSRSTRRASTRMNPIVKVLTSATFIRAAFGILRKVMK; encoded by the coding sequence ATGAGTCAAAAAGAGGAGTTTTTTGAATATATAAACGACGGTTACAAAACCAAAGGCGATTTTATAGAATTAGGTGCAGCCATGTTGGGTGAGGAAACCATTACAGATGCTATTGTTAAAGTACCTCTTAAAACTTTAAACAGACATGGTTTAATTGCTGGAGCAACAGGAACTGGAAAAACAAAAACACTACAAGTTTTAGCCGAAAATTTATCAGAAAAAGGAATTCCTGTCTTGTTAATGGATATTAAAGGAGATTTGTCTGGTTTGGCAAAAGCAAGTCCTGGACATGCAAAAATAGATGAACGCCATGCAAAAATTGGTTTTCCTTTCGAAGCTAAAAGTTTTCCAATAGAAGTTTTATCAATCTCTGAACAAAAAGGGGTTAAAATGCGTGCCACAGTCTCTGAATTTGGTCCAGTTTTATTGTCAAGAATTTTAGATTTAACAGAGACACAATCAGGTATTTTAGCTATCATTTTTAAATATTGTGATGATAACCAATATCCGCTTTTAGATATTAAAGATTTTAAAAAAGTTTTACAATTTGTAACGAATGAAGGGAAGGAAGAAATTCAGGCAGAATATGGTCGAATTTCATCTTCATCAACAGGTGCAATTTTGCGTAAAATTGTAGAAATAGAACAACAAGGAGGAGATTTATTTTTTGGAGAAAAATCTTTTGAGGTAGAAGATTTAACAAGAATCGATGAAAATGGAAGAGGAATAATTTCTGTTTTACGCTTAACTGATATTCAAGACAAGCCAAAATTGTTTTCAACATTTATGTTACAATTATTGGCAGAGGTTTATGAAACGTTTCCTGAACAAGGAGATTCTGGAAGACCAGAATTAATCATCTTTATAGATGAAGCACATTTGGTTTTTGAAGAAGCCTCAAAAGCTTTGTTAAGTCAAATAGAAAGTATTGTAAAATTGATTCGTTCCAAAGGAATTGGGTTGTATTTTGTTACTCAAAATCCTAAAGATGTGCCAGAAGATATTTTAGCACAATTAGGTTTAAAAGTGCAACATGCTTTAAGAGCTTTTACTGCAAAAGATAGAAAAGCTATTAAATTGGCAGCAGAAAATTATCCAATATCAGCATATTATGATACCAAAGAAGTGTTAACGCAATTAGGAATTGGAGAGGCATTTGTATCGGTTTTAAACGAAAAAGGAATTCCAACACCTTTAGCAAGAACTATGTTAAGAGCGCCAATGAGTAGAATGGATATTTTAACAGAGCAAGAATTAAACACGGTAATTAACAACTCAAGGTTAGCAGCAAAATACAATCAAAATATTGATAGAGAAAGTGCTTACGAAATGCTAAATAGTAAAATTGAAAAGGTTAATTTAGCAGAGCAAAAAGCTATTAAAGATGCAGAAGATGAAAAAGAACGAGAAAAAATAGCAAGAGAAAGAGAAAAAGAAAGAAGAACAAGTTCAAGAAGTACAAGAAGAGCAAGCACAAGAATGAATCCGATTGTTAAAGTATTAACAAGTGCAACTTTTATAAGAGCTGCTTTTGGTATTTTAAGAAAAGTAATGAAATAA
- a CDS encoding AI-2E family transporter: protein MKNVIPPKTIRQVFVLLLIVIFAILIFTELLPYLSGVLGAITIYVLLRKPMVFLVKKKWNPDLAALFLMLISFVCILLPVTGIIIMLGNKIGEAVDNSKEVAKALKGHMSDFENKFGYDLSSRINVEEISTWIANNLENFAGSTFNIFIGIGLMYFMLYYMLTNRKQLKESLYEYIPISEKNLKIIGQESQAIVRSNAIGIPLVAIAQGVIALIGFLIFNVEDPFFWFIIVTVGSMIPFIGTFIGILPVFILTLSNGDAFSAWGILIYGIAVVGSTDNIIRLYVLKKLDNVHPLITLIGVIVGVPLFGFIGLIFGPLLISLFLVVVRIYKKEFGVMFEDHKVL from the coding sequence ATGAAAAATGTAATTCCGCCAAAAACAATAAGACAAGTATTTGTTTTACTTTTAATTGTAATTTTTGCTATTTTAATTTTTACTGAATTATTACCTTATTTATCAGGAGTTTTAGGAGCCATTACTATTTATGTTTTATTAAGAAAGCCCATGGTTTTTTTGGTTAAGAAAAAATGGAATCCAGATTTAGCTGCTTTATTTTTAATGCTGATTTCTTTTGTCTGCATTTTATTACCTGTTACAGGAATTATAATAATGTTGGGTAATAAAATAGGAGAGGCTGTAGATAACTCTAAAGAAGTTGCGAAAGCTTTAAAAGGGCACATGAGCGATTTTGAGAACAAATTTGGATACGACTTAAGTTCTAGAATCAATGTTGAAGAAATTTCTACTTGGATCGCAAATAATTTAGAAAATTTTGCAGGAAGTACTTTTAATATATTTATTGGTATTGGATTGATGTATTTTATGCTTTATTATATGCTAACCAACAGGAAACAATTAAAAGAGTCATTGTATGAATACATTCCTATTAGCGAAAAAAATTTAAAAATAATTGGTCAAGAATCACAAGCCATAGTTCGTTCTAATGCAATTGGTATTCCTTTAGTAGCAATTGCACAAGGTGTTATTGCATTGATAGGTTTTTTGATTTTCAATGTAGAAGATCCATTTTTCTGGTTTATTATTGTTACAGTAGGTTCCATGATTCCATTTATAGGTACTTTTATTGGTATTTTACCAGTCTTTATTTTAACATTGTCTAATGGAGATGCTTTTTCTGCTTGGGGAATTTTGATCTACGGAATTGCTGTTGTAGGTTCTACAGATAATATAATTAGACTGTATGTATTGAAAAAGTTAGATAATGTTCACCCTTTAATAACTTTAATAGGAGTTATTGTTGGTGTGCCTTTATTTGGTTTTATTGGGTTGATTTTTGGACCTCTTTTAATCAGTTTGTTTTTGGTTGTAGTTCGTATTTACAAAAAAGAGTTCGGAGTTATGTTTGAGGATCATAAAGTTTTATAA
- a CDS encoding TonB-dependent receptor — MKKILFLLLLLPNFLAAQKTTILKGTVKNSQKEGIEEVSIKFGNTGTATDIDGNYSIRIPLNQEITIVFSHVSYKTLTKKITATNRTVIRFSPTLLLKTEKLDEIIVKDSRKEASGLISIDIKKAQNIVGPNAGVENVLMTLPGVNNNNGLSTQYNVRGGNFDENLVYVNGIEVYRPFLIRSGQQEGLSFINTNMVRNIDFSAGGFQAKYGDKLSSVLDITYRKPTETATTVDASLLGASVTFEGNFLNDKLSTITGVRYRDNSLFVNSKQIETNFRPRFTDVQTYLSYQFSEKFELNFLGNFSLNNYNYQPISRRTRFGTVANPLELIVFYTGEEQNNYLTLFGALSADYEVNENFTLTTTASRYNTQEEEHFDIAAQYNLGEVDANIGSENFGEVEFSQGIGSQLNHARNDLDALITNVQIRGTIKQEDIQWNFGVKYQKEDIKDRIREWEVIDSLGFAIRPPFSPSNNQPYEPFEGAITPFQSIRKDNNVAINRVSGFVQFNKRSVWNDHDIWYNVGVRAHNWSVTGNGITSKNQLIFSPRGQFAIKPNWEKDMLFRISGGFYSQPPSYRELRDFDGNVNVDVKAQKSIHFVSGMDYSFTMWERPFKLTTEVYYKDLSDVNSYTIDNVRIRYRADNVTEAFAYGLDLRLNGEFVPGSESWVSIGYLKTEENINNRGYIARPSDQRIKFGILFQDYVPNLPDLKAYLNLVYNSGVPGGAPAYSDPYNFQNRLRDYRRADLGVSYIFVDANKQFSSGWLSQFKELSAGLELFNMFDIQNAITNTWVRDVYSKTQFGIPNFMTGRVLNFKVAMKF; from the coding sequence GTGAAAAAAATACTTTTCTTACTTCTACTCCTTCCTAATTTTTTAGCGGCTCAAAAAACAACCATCTTAAAAGGTACTGTAAAAAACAGCCAAAAAGAAGGTATAGAAGAAGTTTCTATAAAATTTGGAAACACAGGAACTGCCACAGATATCGATGGTAACTACTCTATAAGAATTCCTTTAAATCAAGAAATAACAATTGTTTTTAGCCATGTTTCTTACAAAACACTTACCAAAAAAATAACGGCAACCAATAGAACAGTAATTCGCTTCTCACCTACTTTACTTCTCAAAACAGAAAAATTAGATGAAATTATTGTAAAAGATAGTAGAAAAGAAGCATCAGGCCTTATAAGTATCGATATAAAAAAAGCACAAAATATTGTAGGGCCAAATGCTGGTGTAGAAAATGTTTTAATGACATTGCCAGGTGTAAATAATAATAACGGTTTAAGTACACAATACAATGTTAGAGGTGGTAATTTTGATGAAAACCTAGTTTATGTAAATGGAATTGAAGTTTACAGACCTTTTTTAATACGATCTGGTCAGCAAGAAGGTTTGAGTTTTATCAACACAAATATGGTACGAAATATCGATTTTTCTGCTGGAGGTTTTCAAGCAAAATATGGTGATAAATTATCATCAGTTTTAGATATTACGTATAGAAAACCAACAGAAACAGCAACTACTGTAGATGCAAGCTTATTAGGCGCAAGTGTAACTTTTGAAGGGAATTTTTTAAATGATAAATTAAGTACAATTACTGGGGTTCGTTATAGAGACAATAGTTTGTTTGTAAATAGTAAACAAATAGAAACCAATTTTAGACCAAGATTTACAGATGTGCAAACCTATTTGTCTTATCAATTTTCAGAAAAATTTGAATTAAATTTTCTAGGAAATTTTTCCTTAAACAATTATAATTATCAACCTATCTCTAGAAGAACACGTTTTGGAACGGTTGCAAATCCTTTAGAATTAATTGTTTTTTATACTGGTGAAGAGCAAAACAATTACTTAACACTTTTTGGAGCTTTGTCTGCGGATTATGAAGTGAATGAAAATTTCACTTTAACGACAACAGCGTCAAGATACAACACACAAGAAGAAGAACATTTTGACATTGCTGCACAATATAATTTAGGAGAAGTTGATGCCAATATTGGTTCAGAAAATTTTGGAGAAGTTGAGTTTTCTCAAGGAATTGGATCGCAATTAAATCATGCACGTAATGATTTAGATGCTTTAATTACCAATGTGCAAATTAGAGGAACCATTAAACAAGAAGATATTCAGTGGAATTTTGGCGTAAAATATCAAAAGGAAGATATAAAAGACAGAATTAGAGAATGGGAAGTAATTGATTCTTTAGGTTTTGCTATTAGACCTCCTTTTAGTCCATCAAACAATCAACCTTATGAACCTTTTGAAGGCGCAATAACACCTTTTCAATCGATAAGAAAAGATAATAATGTTGCTATCAATAGAGTTTCTGGTTTTGTGCAATTTAACAAACGTTCAGTTTGGAACGATCACGATATTTGGTACAATGTGGGTGTGAGAGCTCATAATTGGTCTGTAACAGGAAATGGAATTACTTCAAAAAATCAATTGATATTTAGTCCAAGAGGGCAATTTGCCATCAAACCAAATTGGGAAAAAGACATGTTATTTCGCATTTCTGGTGGTTTTTACTCACAACCACCTTCTTACAGAGAATTAAGAGATTTTGATGGAAATGTAAATGTAGATGTAAAAGCTCAAAAATCGATTCATTTTGTATCTGGAATGGATTATAGCTTCACAATGTGGGAAAGACCTTTTAAATTAACTACTGAGGTGTATTACAAAGATTTATCGGATGTAAATTCTTATACAATTGATAATGTTAGAATTCGTTACAGAGCAGACAATGTTACAGAAGCTTTTGCTTATGGTTTAGATTTACGCTTAAATGGCGAGTTTGTTCCTGGAAGTGAAAGTTGGGTAAGTATTGGGTATTTAAAAACCGAAGAAAACATCAATAATAGAGGTTATATTGCAAGACCTTCTGATCAGCGAATAAAGTTCGGAATTCTATTTCAAGATTATGTGCCAAATTTACCAGATTTAAAAGCTTATTTAAATTTAGTGTATAATTCTGGAGTACCTGGAGGTGCACCTGCATATTCAGATCCTTATAATTTTCAAAATCGTTTAAGAGATTATAGACGAGCAGATTTAGGTGTTTCTTATATCTTTGTGGATGCTAACAAACAATTTTCTTCTGGTTGGTTATCTCAGTTTAAAGAACTTTCAGCAGGTTTAGAATTATTTAATATGTTTGATATTCAGAACGCAATTACCAACACTTGGGTTAGAGATGTGTATTCTAAAACACAGTTTGGAATCCCAAATTTTATGACAGGTAGAGTTTTAAATTTTAAGGTAGCTATGAAGTTTTAG
- a CDS encoding LytTR family DNA-binding domain-containing protein, producing the protein MKVLIIEDEKPAARRLHRMLAALEIDVQQMLHSVEESLNWLQNNEHPDLIFLDIQLSDGLSFEIFEEIEVKSAIIFTTAYDEYALKAFKLNSIDYLLKPLDDDELEVAVNKFKANYPKQSNVQVNLDDIRKLLINPVDRKFKKRLTIKVGQHIKIINIDEVECFYSENKSTFIHTQENRNHLLDNSLEYWQEQLDPEHFFRVNRTFIVQINAIKDIIAYSNSRLKLILHSYNEQEIIVSRERVKDFKNWID; encoded by the coding sequence ATGAAAGTACTAATTATAGAAGACGAAAAACCAGCAGCAAGAAGACTACACAGAATGTTAGCAGCTTTAGAAATTGATGTGCAGCAAATGTTGCATTCTGTTGAAGAATCTTTAAATTGGTTGCAAAATAACGAACATCCAGATTTAATTTTTTTAGATATTCAGCTTTCTGATGGTTTGTCTTTTGAGATTTTTGAAGAAATTGAGGTAAAATCTGCCATTATTTTTACTACAGCTTATGATGAATATGCTCTAAAAGCCTTCAAACTTAATAGCATCGATTATTTGCTAAAACCTTTAGATGATGATGAGTTAGAAGTTGCTGTAAACAAGTTCAAAGCCAACTACCCAAAACAATCTAATGTTCAAGTAAATTTAGATGATATTAGAAAATTATTAATAAATCCTGTTGATAGAAAATTCAAAAAACGTTTAACGATTAAAGTTGGTCAGCATATTAAAATTATCAATATTGATGAAGTGGAATGTTTTTATAGTGAAAATAAATCAACCTTCATTCATACACAAGAAAACCGAAATCACTTGTTAGATAATTCTCTTGAATATTGGCAAGAACAATTAGATCCAGAACATTTTTTTAGAGTCAATAGAACTTTTATTGTGCAGATAAATGCCATAAAAGATATTATAGCGTATTCTAATTCGCGTTTAAAATTAATTTTACATTCTTACAACGAACAAGAAATTATTGTGAGCAGAGAACGTGTTAAAGATTTTAAAAACTGGATTGACTGA
- a CDS encoding BspA family leucine-rich repeat surface protein: MKTSKYIYFFVLFTLFACAGTEIEEETATDLDKDIIYLDDNGVTIKASSRSKIGDIKEINGITYTVVDLDSLKKLIQINADLSKVVVSKITNMSLLFQYKADFNQNLSNWDVSNVTSMDNMFRATSFNSDISFWDVSKVTNMNAMFRDTPFNQDISTWNVSNVTFMGELFRNTPFNNDISSWNVSNVQNMGGMFRGTPFNQDISNWDVSNVTKMPEMFRDSDFNQSINSWEVDNVDNMGGLFRDSDFNQPLNSWNMSNVLTMAAMFKNSSFNQNVENWNVSKVKDMTDVFQDCVSFNQNISNWDISQVTFIDGMIDRTAISPENYDAILLQWSSLNLNKDLNFGAREVTYCNEESSRQKITTNFNWIISDGGLDCN, translated from the coding sequence ATGAAAACATCAAAATATATTTATTTTTTCGTGCTATTTACTCTTTTTGCGTGCGCTGGTACTGAAATTGAGGAGGAAACAGCAACAGATTTAGATAAAGATATTATTTATTTAGATGACAATGGCGTTACTATTAAGGCAAGTAGCAGATCTAAAATAGGAGATATTAAAGAAATAAATGGCATTACTTATACTGTTGTAGATTTAGATTCTTTAAAAAAATTAATTCAGATAAATGCAGATCTTTCTAAAGTTGTAGTTTCTAAAATTACAAACATGAGTTTACTTTTTCAATACAAAGCAGATTTTAATCAAAATCTTAGTAATTGGGATGTTAGCAATGTTACTAGTATGGATAACATGTTTAGAGCTACAAGTTTTAATTCTGATATTAGTTTTTGGGACGTTAGCAAAGTAACAAATATGAATGCGATGTTTAGAGACACTCCTTTTAACCAAGATATTAGTACCTGGAATGTTAGCAATGTTACTTTTATGGGAGAACTTTTTAGAAACACACCTTTTAATAACGATATAAGTAGCTGGAATGTAAGTAATGTACAAAATATGGGTGGCATGTTTAGAGGCACTCCTTTTAACCAAGATATTTCTAATTGGGACGTAAGTAACGTTACCAAAATGCCAGAAATGTTTAGAGACTCAGATTTTAATCAAAGTATTAATAGTTGGGAAGTAGATAATGTAGACAATATGGGTGGTTTGTTTCGAGACTCAGATTTTAATCAACCTCTTAACTCATGGAACATGAGCAATGTTTTAACGATGGCTGCCATGTTTAAAAACTCTTCATTTAACCAAAATGTGGAAAATTGGAATGTGAGTAAAGTTAAGGACATGACAGATGTTTTTCAAGATTGCGTTTCTTTTAACCAAAATATTAGTAATTGGGACATATCACAAGTTACATTTATTGATGGTATGATTGATAGAACTGCTATTTCTCCTGAAAATTATGACGCTATTTTATTACAATGGTCTTCTTTAAACTTAAATAAAGATCTTAATTTTGGAGCTAGAGAAGTAACCTATTGTAATGAAGAATCTTCCAGACAAAAAATAACAACTAATTTTAATTGGATAATTTCTGATGGTGGTTTAGATTGTAATTAA
- a CDS encoding cupin domain-containing protein, with product MKKYTIQKAPFVVPTTDGKLIEEHFGNATNQQSGISIAHMVAPPKWKEPFQTPQFDEYTYIIKGKKQFIIEEEIVVLEAGQSIKIEKNTRVQYSNPFDEECEYIAVCTPAFSIDLVNRE from the coding sequence ATGAAAAAATATACAATTCAAAAAGCACCATTTGTAGTACCAACCACTGATGGCAAATTAATTGAAGAACATTTTGGAAATGCTACAAACCAGCAATCAGGAATTAGTATTGCACATATGGTTGCCCCTCCAAAATGGAAAGAGCCTTTTCAAACACCTCAATTTGATGAGTATACTTATATTATTAAAGGTAAAAAGCAATTTATAATTGAAGAGGAAATAGTTGTATTAGAGGCTGGTCAATCTATTAAAATAGAAAAAAATACACGTGTTCAATATTCAAATCCTTTTGATGAGGAATGCGAATATATTGCTGTGTGTACCCCTGCTTTTTCTATAGATTTAGTAAACAGAGAATAG